In a single window of the Elaeis guineensis isolate ETL-2024a chromosome 6, EG11, whole genome shotgun sequence genome:
- the LOC140850913 gene encoding glycine-rich RNA-binding protein RZ1C-like isoform X2 yields the protein MSHKEESRIFVGGLSWETGERRLEQEFGRFGKVLEAQVMLERDTGRPRGFGFVTFAEPRAVEDAIREMHNQELDGRVISVNKAQPKMTSDDTAYGYGGGNYSSGGRGGYRGSGGDGTPPVGHGDCFKCGRPGHWARECPSAGGGGGRFSSRSRFGGGGGRGERFGGPDRYHDRYMDDRYDGGRYGDRDRLDRDSRYGGVRDRYANDRYPPAGDRIYGDRYAVGPDRYPQNGYGKERGYDRDGPRGGSSYDRYGPRGGGSDRYGSGGPARNEGGGSYRDRPGPYDRPSRGGRPSSYDDRY from the exons ATGTCGCACAAGGAAGAGAGTCGTATCTTTGTGGGAGGCCTGTCATGGGAGACCGGGGAGCGGCGGCTGGAGCAGGAGTTCGGCCGCTTCGGCAAGGTTCTCGAGGCCCAG GTTATGCTAGAGAGAGACACTGGCCGCCCCCGTGGATTTGGATTTGTGACATTTGCTGAGCCACGCGCTGTGGAGGATGCCATCAGAGAGATGCATAACCAAGAGTTAGATGGTCGGGTCATTTCAGTGAACAAGGCCCAGCCTAAGATGACTTCAGATGACACTGCCTATGGTTATGGTGGTGGGAACTACTCATCAGGTGGCAGAGGGGGCTATCGTGGTAGTGGAGGAGATGGCACGCCACCCGTAGGGCATGGTGATTGCTTCAAGTGTGGGCGTCCAGGACACTGGGCCCGTGAATGCCCTTCGGCTGGAGGTGGTGGTGGAAGATTCTCTTCTCGTTCCAGGTTTGGTGGGGGTGGTGGGCGTGGGGAGCGTTTTGGAGGGCCAGACCGCTATCACGACCGTTACATGGATGATCGTTATGATGGAGGCCGTTATGGGGACCGCGACCGTCTTGACAGGGACAGTAGGTATGGTGGTGTTCGCGATCGCTATGCCAATGATCGATATCCACCTGCTGGTGATCGAATTTATGGTGATAGATATGCTGTGGGGCCAGATCGTTACCCTCAAAATGGATATGGCAAGGAAAGAGGGTATGATAGGGACGGACCACGGGGTGGCAGCAGCTATGACCGATATGGACCAAGGGGTGGTGGCAGTGACAGATATGGCAGTGGTGGACCTGCACGTAACGAGGGGGGTGGTAGTTATAGGGACAGACCTGGGCCTTACGATCGTCCCAGCAGGGGCGGACGCCCATCATCCTATGATGATCGCTACTAA
- the LOC140858635 gene encoding protein SEEDLING PLASTID DEVELOPMENT 1-like isoform X1 has product MLKALSSTSSHLSNASSSFSYLQTQTSSLLVCSSFHRLPGSRKAVASPIPAPSAPSIRRPDGDRCFPWSTSYSVSTSKSRRDGTGELQLFLEVVPPRLRRELARHGEIRELIEVVMDLGRKPIARFPSGDWIISEQPVALDDLRHAVSKVGDFADDNRSGINHSLHRISAIRNRKMHIIGLTCRVGRAISGSAETIRDLVEGGGSILVIGPPGVGKTTLIREIARVLADEHMKRVVVVDTSNEIGGDGDVPHSGIGRARRMQVPNVNMQHSVMIEAVENHMPEVIIIDEIGTELEAMAASTIAQRGVQLVGTAHGVTIESIIKNPCLQTLVGGIESVTLGDDEARKRKVQKTILERKGPPTFTCAVEMISKTECRVHHKLEATVDAILAGKSPLFEVRKVDFKSSNSTNSVPILEKSHEQESSISCTNDVNTGTVPHQDNYDSTAIYTKKGKNKASFSRRSPVHVYSYQILEADLLQVAKIMGFENEIAVTDDIGAANAILASSSELKQNPWIRSVAKYHQLPVFVIKTNTMAQIVKAVKMILGMDTIGSLSNASVNHLAKDIEIEDDAPRRKPSLEEIDALEEVRLAIEYIVIPGREPVELLPRCSEIIARQLELVESYQLAAEKTGTELNSRLQILPMRLDKKNSSIRGSHSWKQVGLNSSSSGHRGASVSRLPLLPEFLHLWKN; this is encoded by the exons ATGCTGAAAGCCTTAAGTTCCACTTCTTCTCACCTCAGCAATGCCTCGTCCTCTTTCTCTTACCTCCAGACCCAGACATCCAGCCTCCTCGTATGCTCCTCCTTCCACCGCTTGCCCGGCTCCCGGAAGGCCGTCGCCTCCCCCATCCCAGCGCCATCTGCGCCGTCAATCCGCCGGCCTGATGGCGATCGCTGCTTCCCGTGGAGTACTTCTTATTCGGTGTCCACCTCGAAGTCGAGACGGGACGGCACCGGCGAGTTGCAGCTGTTCCTGGAGGTGGTCCCGCCCAGACTGCGGCGGGAGCTGGCGCGCCACGGGGAGATCCGGGAGCTGATCGAGGTAGTGATGGATCTCGGGAGGAAGCCCATCGCCCGATTCCCGTCCGGTGATTGGATCATATCAGAGCAGCCTGTCGCGCTCGATGACCTTCGGCATGCCGTCTCCAAG GTTGGTGATTTTGCTGATGACAACCGCTCTGGTATCAATCATTCCTTGCATCGGATTAGTGCTATTCGGAATCGTAAGATGCACATAATTGGCCTTACATGCCGAGTGGGTCGTGCAATATCGGGAAGTGCGGAGACGATACGTGATTTGGTTGAGGGTGGGGGTTCTATTTTGGTAATCGGACCTCCTGGGGTTGGCAAGACGACCTTGATCAG GGAAATAGCTAGAGTGCTAGCAGATGAGCACATGAAACGTGTTGTGGTAGTAGACACATCAAACGAAATTGGAGGAGATGGGGATGTACCTCACTCGGGAATCGGGCGTGCTAGGAGAATGCAAGTTCCCAATGTCAACATGCAGCACAGT GTCATGATAGAAGCAGTTGAAAATCACATGCCAGAAGTCATTATAATTGATGAAATTGGAACAGAACTTGAAGCAATGGCAGCCAGCACTATCGCTCAAAGAGGCGTCCAGCTTGTTGGAACAGCACATGGAGTAACAATTGAGAGCATAATAAAAAATCCTTGTCTGCAGACGCTTGTTGGTGGGATAGAG AGTGTTACACTTGGTGATGATGAGGCCAGAAAAAGGAAAGTACAGAAAACAATACTTGAGAGGAAAGGACCTCCTACATTTACTTGTGCTGTGGAGATGATATCCAAGACTGAGTGCCGAGTTCATCACAAATTAGAAGCTACTGTAGATGCTATTCTGGCAG GTAAGTCTCCTCTGTTTGAAGTACGTAaggtggatttcaaatctagcaatTCAACAAATTCTGTTCCAATACTTGAGAAATCTCATGAACAAGAATCTTCCATTAGCTGCACAAATGATGTGAATACTGGGACGGTGCCTCATCAAGACAATTATGATAGTACTGCTATTTATACCAAGAAAGGCAAAAATAAGGCATCTTTCTCAAGGAGATCACCTGTGCATGTGTATAGTTACCAG ATCTTGGAAGCTGATCTACTGCAAGTTGCAAAAATAATGGGTTTCGAGAATGAAATAGCTGTAACTGATGATATCGGTGCTGCAAATGCAATTCTTGCATCAAGTTCTGAATTGAAGCAGAATCCTTGGATCCGTAGTGTTGCGAAATACCACCAGTTGCCAGTATTTGTTATCAAG ACAAATACTATGGCACAAATTGTAAAGGCAGTAAAAATGATTCTAGGGATGGATACCATTGGATCTTTATCAAATGCCTCGGTAAATCATTTGGCAAAAGATAttgaaattgaagatgatgcacctAGAAGAAAACCGTCCTTGGAGGAAATTGATGCCTTGGAG GAGGTTCGACTGGCTATCGAGTATATTGTAATTCCTGGTAGGGAACCTGTGGAACTCTTGCCTAGATGCTCAGAGATAATTGCCCGTCAGCTGGAGCTCGTGGAGAGCTACCAGCTTGCTGCAGAGAAAACAGGTACAGAGTTGAACTCCAGGCTGCAGATTCTTCCCATGAGGCTCGACAAGAAAAATTCATCTATTCGTGGATCGCATTCATGGAAGCAAGTGGGTTTAAATTCATCATCTAGTGGGCACAGGGGTGCCAGTGTTTCTCGCCTGCCCCTTTTACCTGA GTTTTTGCACCTATGGAAGAATTGA
- the LOC140850913 gene encoding glycine-rich RNA-binding protein RZ1C-like isoform X3, with the protein MSKCLLGTWDSIECALWRHQKCIIYLFFIIQVMLERDTGRPRGFGFVTFAEPRAVEDAIREMHNQELDGRVISVNKAQPKMTSDDTAYGYGGGNYSSGGRGGYRGSGGDGTPPVGHGDCFKCGRPGHWARECPSAGGGGGRFSSRSRFGGGGGRGERFGGPDRYHDRYMDDRYDGGRYGDRDRLDRDSRYGGVRDRYANDRYPPAGDRIYGDRYAVGPDRYPQNGYGKERGYDRDGPRGGSSYDRYGPRGGGSDRYGSGGPARNEGGGSYRDRPGPYDRPSRGGRPSSYDDRY; encoded by the exons ATGTCTAAATGTTTATTGGGAACCTGGGACTCAATTGAGTGTGCTTTATGGCGGCATCAAAAGTGTATTATTTATCTGTTTTTCATCATTCAG GTTATGCTAGAGAGAGACACTGGCCGCCCCCGTGGATTTGGATTTGTGACATTTGCTGAGCCACGCGCTGTGGAGGATGCCATCAGAGAGATGCATAACCAAGAGTTAGATGGTCGGGTCATTTCAGTGAACAAGGCCCAGCCTAAGATGACTTCAGATGACACTGCCTATGGTTATGGTGGTGGGAACTACTCATCAGGTGGCAGAGGGGGCTATCGTGGTAGTGGAGGAGATGGCACGCCACCCGTAGGGCATGGTGATTGCTTCAAGTGTGGGCGTCCAGGACACTGGGCCCGTGAATGCCCTTCGGCTGGAGGTGGTGGTGGAAGATTCTCTTCTCGTTCCAGGTTTGGTGGGGGTGGTGGGCGTGGGGAGCGTTTTGGAGGGCCAGACCGCTATCACGACCGTTACATGGATGATCGTTATGATGGAGGCCGTTATGGGGACCGCGACCGTCTTGACAGGGACAGTAGGTATGGTGGTGTTCGCGATCGCTATGCCAATGATCGATATCCACCTGCTGGTGATCGAATTTATGGTGATAGATATGCTGTGGGGCCAGATCGTTACCCTCAAAATGGATATGGCAAGGAAAGAGGGTATGATAGGGACGGACCACGGGGTGGCAGCAGCTATGACCGATATGGACCAAGGGGTGGTGGCAGTGACAGATATGGCAGTGGTGGACCTGCACGTAACGAGGGGGGTGGTAGTTATAGGGACAGACCTGGGCCTTACGATCGTCCCAGCAGGGGCGGACGCCCATCATCCTATGATGATCGCTACTAA
- the LOC140858635 gene encoding protein SEEDLING PLASTID DEVELOPMENT 1-like isoform X2 has product MLKALSSTSSHLSNASSSFSYLQTQTSSLLVCSSFHRLPGSRKAVASPIPAPSAPSIRRPDGDRCFPWSTSYSVSTSKSRRDGTGELQLFLEVVPPRLRRELARHGEIRELIEVVMDLGRKPIARFPSGDWIISEQPVALDDLRHAVSKVGDFADDNRSGINHSLHRISAIRNRKMHIIGLTCRVGRAISGSAETIRDLVEGGGSILVIGPPGVGKTTLIREIARVLADEHMKRVVVVDTSNEIGGDGDVPHSGIGRARRMQVPNVNMQHSVMIEAVENHMPEVIIIDEIGTELEAMAASTIAQRGVQLVGTAHGVTIESIIKNPCLQTLVGGIESVTLGDDEARKRKVQKTILERKGPPTFTCAVEMISKTECRVHHKLEATVDAILAGKSPLFEVRKVDFKSSNSTNSVPILEKSHEQESSISCTNDVNTGTVPHQDNYDSTAIYTKKGKNKASFSRRSPVHVYSYQALREFMTTTILFLFSFWT; this is encoded by the exons ATGCTGAAAGCCTTAAGTTCCACTTCTTCTCACCTCAGCAATGCCTCGTCCTCTTTCTCTTACCTCCAGACCCAGACATCCAGCCTCCTCGTATGCTCCTCCTTCCACCGCTTGCCCGGCTCCCGGAAGGCCGTCGCCTCCCCCATCCCAGCGCCATCTGCGCCGTCAATCCGCCGGCCTGATGGCGATCGCTGCTTCCCGTGGAGTACTTCTTATTCGGTGTCCACCTCGAAGTCGAGACGGGACGGCACCGGCGAGTTGCAGCTGTTCCTGGAGGTGGTCCCGCCCAGACTGCGGCGGGAGCTGGCGCGCCACGGGGAGATCCGGGAGCTGATCGAGGTAGTGATGGATCTCGGGAGGAAGCCCATCGCCCGATTCCCGTCCGGTGATTGGATCATATCAGAGCAGCCTGTCGCGCTCGATGACCTTCGGCATGCCGTCTCCAAG GTTGGTGATTTTGCTGATGACAACCGCTCTGGTATCAATCATTCCTTGCATCGGATTAGTGCTATTCGGAATCGTAAGATGCACATAATTGGCCTTACATGCCGAGTGGGTCGTGCAATATCGGGAAGTGCGGAGACGATACGTGATTTGGTTGAGGGTGGGGGTTCTATTTTGGTAATCGGACCTCCTGGGGTTGGCAAGACGACCTTGATCAG GGAAATAGCTAGAGTGCTAGCAGATGAGCACATGAAACGTGTTGTGGTAGTAGACACATCAAACGAAATTGGAGGAGATGGGGATGTACCTCACTCGGGAATCGGGCGTGCTAGGAGAATGCAAGTTCCCAATGTCAACATGCAGCACAGT GTCATGATAGAAGCAGTTGAAAATCACATGCCAGAAGTCATTATAATTGATGAAATTGGAACAGAACTTGAAGCAATGGCAGCCAGCACTATCGCTCAAAGAGGCGTCCAGCTTGTTGGAACAGCACATGGAGTAACAATTGAGAGCATAATAAAAAATCCTTGTCTGCAGACGCTTGTTGGTGGGATAGAG AGTGTTACACTTGGTGATGATGAGGCCAGAAAAAGGAAAGTACAGAAAACAATACTTGAGAGGAAAGGACCTCCTACATTTACTTGTGCTGTGGAGATGATATCCAAGACTGAGTGCCGAGTTCATCACAAATTAGAAGCTACTGTAGATGCTATTCTGGCAG GTAAGTCTCCTCTGTTTGAAGTACGTAaggtggatttcaaatctagcaatTCAACAAATTCTGTTCCAATACTTGAGAAATCTCATGAACAAGAATCTTCCATTAGCTGCACAAATGATGTGAATACTGGGACGGTGCCTCATCAAGACAATTATGATAGTACTGCTATTTATACCAAGAAAGGCAAAAATAAGGCATCTTTCTCAAGGAGATCACCTGTGCATGTGTATAGTTACCAG GCACTTCGTGAATTCATGACCACCACCATCCTGTTCCTCTTCTCTTTCTGGACTTAA
- the LOC140850913 gene encoding glycine-rich RNA-binding protein RZ1C-like isoform X1 encodes MASMHKRSCSPPLDMLNASLHEAESRLPANSTWFRLSWKQLTFPCVMLERDTGRPRGFGFVTFAEPRAVEDAIREMHNQELDGRVISVNKAQPKMTSDDTAYGYGGGNYSSGGRGGYRGSGGDGTPPVGHGDCFKCGRPGHWARECPSAGGGGGRFSSRSRFGGGGGRGERFGGPDRYHDRYMDDRYDGGRYGDRDRLDRDSRYGGVRDRYANDRYPPAGDRIYGDRYAVGPDRYPQNGYGKERGYDRDGPRGGSSYDRYGPRGGGSDRYGSGGPARNEGGGSYRDRPGPYDRPSRGGRPSSYDDRY; translated from the exons ATGGCCAGTATGCACAAAAGATCATGTTCACCACCTTTAGATATGCTGAATGCAAGTCTACATGAGGCAGAAAGTCGGTTACCTGCTAATTCTACATGGTTCCGGTTAAGCTGGAAGCAGTTGACCTTTCCCTGT GTTATGCTAGAGAGAGACACTGGCCGCCCCCGTGGATTTGGATTTGTGACATTTGCTGAGCCACGCGCTGTGGAGGATGCCATCAGAGAGATGCATAACCAAGAGTTAGATGGTCGGGTCATTTCAGTGAACAAGGCCCAGCCTAAGATGACTTCAGATGACACTGCCTATGGTTATGGTGGTGGGAACTACTCATCAGGTGGCAGAGGGGGCTATCGTGGTAGTGGAGGAGATGGCACGCCACCCGTAGGGCATGGTGATTGCTTCAAGTGTGGGCGTCCAGGACACTGGGCCCGTGAATGCCCTTCGGCTGGAGGTGGTGGTGGAAGATTCTCTTCTCGTTCCAGGTTTGGTGGGGGTGGTGGGCGTGGGGAGCGTTTTGGAGGGCCAGACCGCTATCACGACCGTTACATGGATGATCGTTATGATGGAGGCCGTTATGGGGACCGCGACCGTCTTGACAGGGACAGTAGGTATGGTGGTGTTCGCGATCGCTATGCCAATGATCGATATCCACCTGCTGGTGATCGAATTTATGGTGATAGATATGCTGTGGGGCCAGATCGTTACCCTCAAAATGGATATGGCAAGGAAAGAGGGTATGATAGGGACGGACCACGGGGTGGCAGCAGCTATGACCGATATGGACCAAGGGGTGGTGGCAGTGACAGATATGGCAGTGGTGGACCTGCACGTAACGAGGGGGGTGGTAGTTATAGGGACAGACCTGGGCCTTACGATCGTCCCAGCAGGGGCGGACGCCCATCATCCTATGATGATCGCTACTAA